A region of the Zootoca vivipara chromosome 3, rZooViv1.1, whole genome shotgun sequence genome:
GTCTTCTTAAATTGAGGTTTtacatttgttgtttttaaacaggcATGATCGAGGACAGTGCAATAACATTTTAATCTTTCCATCTTCCCTCCCTCAGGCTGGAAGCCAAGATACTCTAAACAGCATAGCTCTGAAGTTTAACATCACTCCAAATAAACTTGTGGAACTCAACAGGCTCTTCACACACACAATTGTTCCGGGCCAGGTAACTGGGTTGTGATTAAATCCAATTTTTGAAAAGATGTGATCTGTACTAGTTAAAGAAGGCTCTTCTAATATCATTTTGAAATAACCAGAACAATGGAAATGACACCATGCCCTAATAAATGATTGTAGGATGCAGTGGCTTCAGTGCCACATGTATCGGGCACAGTGGTGGATAATATGGTGgagttgtgctgctgctgcataaAGTGATGCAGCAATAAAGGAAGGGGTGATGCAGCAATAAAGTTGACACAGTGCAGACACGCTGGTGGAGCCAATCTGTTGCACCTGCTGGCgagtttgcaccacaccaaccttgcTGCTGCCTCCTGGTATGCAGCCAGTGAGAAGTCAGGTGAGTGGCACAGCCCCTCACCGCTGTCTGCATACAAAATAACACTGGTTTTATAAGAACACGACTTTATATGCGCAGATCATGCATCCAACTAGCAGAGTATTTCCTATACTGCTTGGCAGCAGCTGTCTCTGGTTTCAGGTAAGAGTGTTTCCCAGACACATCTGGGAATGCCTGGAACCAAACCTGGAACCCTTTGCATATATCTGTGCAGGCAGACCTGTGATAACTTCTGCACCAGTTATATGTgcttaatgctgcaatcctatacccctTTACCTAGGAGTAAACTGCATTGAATTAATAGTGTTTACTTCTGAGTGGATATGTATCGGATTGCATTGTAATTATTGTTGCTTTTAAGGTGATTTTAAACACATTGATAGGTACATAGTCACTTCGCTAGTTGATTGTGTTAAGTCAGGATGAAAGTCAGGATTGTCACTATCCTGCAATGAGAGAGGGACAAAATGCAAGAAGCTaatagttttttgtgtgtgtgtgtgtgtgtgtgtgtgtgtgtgtgtgtgtgtagcttggtGCTTTAAAATAATGCTCTGTAAAATTGGTTGTCTTCACAGTGTATGCCGTTGTAATAATCTTGTTTCTTTTGGGGTTGGCCTAGGTTCTGTATGTGCCAGATAATGAGCCTCTTTCTGCTGCTGCGAAACTAGCTTCTTCAAGCCCTGGCGCTACTGTTTCACCTTCCTCATCAGATGCAGAGTATGATAAACTTCCGGTAAGACTTTCATGTTAGTCAGACTCAGTTTTAGCCAAAAGGCAAAGAAGCATCTTAAGACTAACAGACTTTTTCCCCCCTGGCATAGCCTTTAGAGAGTGGGCTCTGGTCCACAAAAgcatatgccataataaattagtTAAGAGTTTAAGGTTGCCCCAAGGTTTTTTGTGTTACTTTTCCAGTAAGACGTTATACAGACACTCTTGTTTAGAAAGTACTGCCTATTCAGTTAAGGGTATAAACTATCTTTTTGATATTACGGCTCTTGATTTCCTTGAAAAGTGTAAAATTGCTTATCATATTTGCAATAGACATGGGAACGCTTTGCATGTCATAAGGGTCACGTGACAGTAATTCCACGGCTATTTGCCACATATTCCATTGTTTGCTTGCggtggctctctgcttgaacgGCTGATTTTCTTCATAACACTACAAATCAGCAAAAATGGGAAATCTGTGGCGGCCTCGCCACAGGAACTGTGGCACACAAATGTctgctggttttttatttttttaaaaaaacctttatcaTTCAAGGATGCTGACCTAGCAAGAAGGGTTTGCAGACCAATCCAAAGAGTCCTGTCTTCCACctcagaggaagatgagccaGTTGTTGTCAAGTTTTTGAAAATGAACTGTCGATACTTCACAGATGGCAAGGTAGAAGGCTTTGATGATTTATTTTgcaacaggggtgtgtgtgtgtgtgtgtgtgtttgtgtgtgtgagtgatatATAGGCAAATAACAATTAGAGTATCATAAGGTGTGCAGATGTTGGAACTGTTAATCTTTATTGTCTACAAATCTATTTGCCTTTGAAAATTAGCTTTACTAAGTAGGCTGACCACAGTCTAAAATGGACTTTTTTGAAGATGGTTCTTGTGTGTGTACTTGGGATTCTGGGCACATAAGATTCAATAGCGAACCACACATTATGCACATAGAAACATAGCTAGGGTCCAGCAGCATCTTTTTCTAGGTGACAGCAGCTGCAAGAGGAGGTAATTTGGAACAGAGAAGCCTCATAGGAAGGGAAGGAGTACTACACTGGCTCCCTACCAGTTGTGCACCTGCTGCAAATTCACCCCCTTCTTCCTGCAGTGTTTCAAATCTTTTATTTCATGAGTATGCATATTACATGTACCTAAGCTCTAAGGCAGAGAGCCATTTGCCCTTTTGCCTTCAGTGTGCTATAGCCATCCAAATCTCCTGTTTGGAATTATCAGCATAAGAAATGAAGTCATGCTAACATGAGAAAGGAGGCCTGCTAGCTTTGATACCGGTAGGTGTCATGGAAGCAGCCAAGATCAGAGGAAAATGGTTTCTGCTTGACTCCTGAATTCTAATATTTTGACTCTAGTTAATTAACAAGCTGTCGCTCCCATTTCATTGCAGCTAAGGATAAAATTTAAATACCTTGATCCCCTTTTATAACTCTGGCCTTGTCTGCTGAAGATAGATGTGTTTTGAGCACTTGGGATCCTTATCACTACTTGGTATTAGTAGGGTATTGACCTGTTGTCTGTTCAGAGTAAGCACTTTGGTAGAAAACATGATTGcaagggcggggtgggggaatgacAATGAGGGGTGTATAAAGAATTTGGGAGAGGGAACATGAGGGACGACAGACAGTACTGCGAACATGTCTCAAAAATGTGATGTGCtaattcatttgtttttattttaagggtGTGGTAGGAGGGGTCATGATAGTCACTCCCAACACCATCATGTTTGATCCGCACAAGTCAGACCCTCTGGTGATTGAGAATGGCTGTGAAGAGTACGGGCTCATTTGCCCCATGGATGAGGTTGTATCGATTGCACTCTACAACGATATCTCTCACATGAAGATTAAAGATGCCCTGCCATCGTAAGAAGTATTCTTTGTTGACCCTGTTTGAATGTAACCAGTGGGATGTGGAGGACAACCAGTGGGAAGTGAAAGGAAAACTCTGAAGAACTTGAGGAGCAAAACAGTTAatgagggtgggagggaagggagatgCAGAATAGTTCTGTATTCATTAGGAATGGTGGTACAGGCTAGGCCCAGGTCacacattaccccccccccccaagtggtgaGGTTGTATACGGTGACCCTCTTTGTATGGAAAGCCCTCCACAACTTGTTTATACATTGCTGCCCATAAAATACTACATGCAAGCAAGCATAGGTAGTGTGCattgaggtcctgggctgtccagatgacaggacctccttcttctcctcactgatgtagtccaaaggaaaggaaagcaatgcatttggcaccagctgcacAAAACTCCTGCTTAATTCATCTCACCACATGACTACGAGTAGGCAAAAATTCTTGTGTGACCACTTTTATCACCTCACGAAAATGACACGTAAACTGggcttaaatctttttttttttaaattaagaagcACAGAGTCAGtgaaaagggggggcagggaaaggaaCTGGGAAATGAAATAAAGTGTCAAGGATCTAGTAAGGCTAGTTTCTTTATTTGAACAGGTTTTTCAGCAGAATGTCCCACAACATTAATTAAAGGATAATGCTTAAATATTTCACTGCTGTGAGCTCCAAATTATTGGCATATGTATGTGGGATCTTCCTCTGAAGACAGTTAGTACTAACGTCCTTGAATCTCTTCCTATGATTGTATGAATGGTACTAATGCTATACAGCTACTTTACAGGTACAGCTGCAATTGCATAATTCGTATCATCACATATAATGACCACATAGGTAATGAGAGGGATCTTCATGTCTTTACTGAACATTTGCTCCAGTGGTGAGAAGCGCTGGAGTTGTGAAATCACTTTGCAAATACAGGGGTTCTTCCAGTGGCTTGAAGTTATTCGTTATTAATCTCTGTATACTGGATGAGAAAATGTGAGCTTATACGCATGCACAggcttcagtttatttatttgaagcaagGTTGGGCAGCTTGccgaactgtttaaaattttctctttaaaaaaatgtttttgtgatTGCTGAGAAAAGCTTGAGAGCATGAATCTTGGCTCATTCAAAGGCTTATGCTGTCAGCTGAGAGAAGGAAAATTTCAAGAGCCTTGAAAATAATAGACTTGTAGATCTTCTGATTTCTGAGGCCTCCTCATGTTTTTGAGCTTGGGTCTCTTAAATCTGCTTCTAGTCTTTTGTATCAGTCTCAGCTGATGAGATGGGATTTGTTTGCTATCCGTGGCTTGAAAACCATCACAGAAAAGAAATTATACAGTTTATGGTCATTCTATTGCTCCTTTTGTAGTAACTTGATGACTCAGGCTGGGTCTTGTCTTTCCCCCTCGGCCTTAAAAATATCTGCAGAGTACCTAATAATACATCCATTTCTCCACTTTCACAACATGAACTTCAAAATACAAATATTCTGTTATACCAATTCTTTCAGCTCCATAATTGCTTATTTCAGtttgcttgcattttattttgcaagaaGCAAAATTGGTTTATTTCAAATTATTTCAATGTTGCTTTGGTGTATTTTAGTTGAAAGTTCCTTTTtgccatttgttttgtttatttgttttagtatttattgagttttcattttgttttcattttgttctccATTTTTAACATTCCATATGCATCCACCATCTTTCCTGACAGCGACATTCCAAAGGATCTTTGTCCTTTGTACAGGCCTGGTGAGTGGGAAGACCTTGCTTCTGAGAAGGATATCAACCCTTTCAGCAAATTTAAATCTATaaacaaggagaagaagaagcccaAAGCAGACAACTTTGTCACCCTGAATTCCACACCGATAAAGCCCACAGAGAAGGAGAAGTCTACAGATCTTGAACTTAAACCTCCTGAAAGTTCTTCCTTGGTGACCTTCAAGTCAGAGGAAACACAAAGGGACTCCGACACTCCTGAGCCTTCAAAAAGGGTGGCTTTGAAATGTACCACGGAACATTCTGTAGAGAGTGTTAGTCTGGACCTATCCAAAGATAATTCCCTTCTGGAAAAAGATAGTTTTATTGAACTGGAAGAGACTTCATCACAGACTGATAGCAAAGTAAAGAGCAGAGATGTTGGAACAGTTGGCGTTCCCAATGACTCTAAAATGAGAAAGGAAGTTTGGTTGCAAgaaacaaataaagaaaattgTGACCAATCGGTGTTGGATTCATCAGGGACAAAGCATGAAGTTCTTAAAGATGTGCTTGATTTAGAGTCCTGTGAGAAGCTAGATGTGGTGCCTGAAATAAACAAGGGGAGTAGTTCACCAACAAATAAGGTTGAAACAACTCTGGATGCAAACAAGGAGCTGAATAAAGACAAACTTATTGAATTTTACCTCAGTAAAGATAAGGATGAGCCACAGACTACTGATGACTTATGTAAGGCTAACGTCAAGGAAGAGGGGAACAGTATACCAGGAGGCATAGACCTCACCCTTAGCTCTTCACATTCCCAAGCCAATAAATTTGTGAAAGGCAAAAGAGCAGGTCCCGATTTGTGTTCCAATGGAAGGAAAGAGGCGTCGTCAGAAGTTGGCGCAACAGCAGAGAAAAA
Encoded here:
- the NCOA7 gene encoding nuclear receptor coactivator 7 isoform X4 translates to MEIKEEKKERRQGYFARLKKKRLAKQNSEAASSNACGIPTGRTQTGRDDGSKAVLVQTNGSQENGKKSGEKEDLEKKKKKSSQPKDIRRTDLKRYYSIEDNQTKTNEKKEKKMVSQKPHGTIEYTAGSQDTLNSIALKFNITPNKLVELNRLFTHTIVPGQVLYVPDNEPLSAAAKLASSSPGATVSPSSSDAEYDKLPDADLARRVCRPIQRVLSSTSEEDEPVVVKFLKMNCRYFTDGKGVVGGVMIVTPNTIMFDPHKSDPLVIENGCEEYGLICPMDEVVSIALYNDISHMKIKDALPSPGEWEDLASEKDINPFSKFKSINKEKKKPKADNFVTLNSTPIKPTEKEKSTDLELKPPESSSLVTFKSEETQRDSDTPEPSKRVALKCTTEHSVESVSLDLSKDNSLLEKDSFIELEETSSQTDSKVKSRDVGTVGVPNDSKMRKEVWLQETNKENCDQSVLDSSGTKHEVLKDVLDLESCEKLDVVPEINKGSSSPTNKVETTLDANKELNKDKLIEFYLSKDKDEPQTTDDLCKANVKEEGNSIPGGIDLTLSSSHSQANKFVKGKRAGPDLCSNGRKEASSEVGATAEKKDHEGSIASSLPSQLDNKSEIRLWLLQRIQVPIEDMLPSKEEKSKSPPMFLCIKVGKPMRKSFTSQSSTMAQQYSKRRKQPEYWFAVPRERVDHLYTFFVQWSPDVYGKDAKEQGFVVVEKEELDMIDNFFSEPSTKSWEIITVEEAKRRKSICSYCEEDDRCSEEDEDALPVLKNQSVLLENMHIEQLAQCLPARVQGYPWRLVYSTQEHGTSLKTLYRKSASLDSPVLLVIKDMDNQVFGAYATHPFHFSDHYYGTGETFLYTFDPLFKVFKWSGENTYFINGDVTSLELGGGDGRFGLWLDADLYHGRSNCCSTFNNDILSKKEDFVIQDVEVWTFE
- the NCOA7 gene encoding nuclear receptor coactivator 7 isoform X1, translating into MFAVECCCAHHPGGFCKSCLPDVPRKACQAAAVAAAACKLPGRIINVEWEEGLPSSGYSSATGDSCESLPEAVAIDHSEMAKKKFLKVMHSFSAPKHFSWCVDYRKPYLLLEDNQTKTNEKKEKKMVSQKPHGTIEYTAGSQDTLNSIALKFNITPNKLVELNRLFTHTIVPGQVLYVPDNEPLSAAAKLASSSPGATVSPSSSDAEYDKLPDADLARRVCRPIQRVLSSTSEEDEPVVVKFLKMNCRYFTDGKGVVGGVMIVTPNTIMFDPHKSDPLVIENGCEEYGLICPMDEVVSIALYNDISHMKIKDALPSDIPKDLCPLYRPGEWEDLASEKDINPFSKFKSINKEKKKPKADNFVTLNSTPIKPTEKEKSTDLELKPPESSSLVTFKSEETQRDSDTPEPSKRVALKCTTEHSVESVSLDLSKDNSLLEKDSFIELEETSSQTDSKVKSRDVGTVGVPNDSKMRKEVWLQETNKENCDQSVLDSSGTKHEVLKDVLDLESCEKLDVVPEINKGSSSPTNKVETTLDANKELNKDKLIEFYLSKDKDEPQTTDDLCKANVKEEGNSIPGGIDLTLSSSHSQANKFVKGKRAGPDLCSNGRKEASSEVGATAEKKDHEGSIASSLPSQLDNKSEIRLWLLQRIQVPIEDMLPSKEEKSKSPPMFLCIKVGKPMRKSFTSQSSTMAQQYSKRRKQPEYWFAVPRERVDHLYTFFVQWSPDVYGKDAKEQGFVVVEKEELDMIDNFFSEPSTKSWEIITVEEAKRRKSICSYCEEDDRCSEEDEDALPVLKNQSVLLENMHIEQLAQCLPARVQGYPWRLVYSTQEHGTSLKTLYRKSASLDSPVLLVIKDMDNQVFGAYATHPFHFSDHYYGTGETFLYTFDPLFKVFKWSGENTYFINGDVTSLELGGGDGRFGLWLDADLYHGRSNCCSTFNNDILSKKEDFVIQDVEVWTFE
- the NCOA7 gene encoding nuclear receptor coactivator 7 isoform X5; amino-acid sequence: MVSQKPHGTIEYTAGSQDTLNSIALKFNITPNKLVELNRLFTHTIVPGQVLYVPDNEPLSAAAKLASSSPGATVSPSSSDAEYDKLPDADLARRVCRPIQRVLSSTSEEDEPVVVKFLKMNCRYFTDGKGVVGGVMIVTPNTIMFDPHKSDPLVIENGCEEYGLICPMDEVVSIALYNDISHMKIKDALPSDIPKDLCPLYRPGEWEDLASEKDINPFSKFKSINKEKKKPKADNFVTLNSTPIKPTEKEKSTDLELKPPESSSLVTFKSEETQRDSDTPEPSKRVALKCTTEHSVESVSLDLSKDNSLLEKDSFIELEETSSQTDSKVKSRDVGTVGVPNDSKMRKEVWLQETNKENCDQSVLDSSGTKHEVLKDVLDLESCEKLDVVPEINKGSSSPTNKVETTLDANKELNKDKLIEFYLSKDKDEPQTTDDLCKANVKEEGNSIPGGIDLTLSSSHSQANKFVKGKRAGPDLCSNGRKEASSEVGATAEKKDHEGSIASSLPSQLDNKSEIRLWLLQRIQVPIEDMLPSKEEKSKSPPMFLCIKVGKPMRKSFTSQSSTMAQQYSKRRKQPEYWFAVPRERVDHLYTFFVQWSPDVYGKDAKEQGFVVVEKEELDMIDNFFSEPSTKSWEIITVEEAKRRKSICSYCEEDDRCSEEDEDALPVLKNQSVLLENMHIEQLAQCLPARVQGYPWRLVYSTQEHGTSLKTLYRKSASLDSPVLLVIKDMDNQVFGAYATHPFHFSDHYYGTGETFLYTFDPLFKVFKWSGENTYFINGDVTSLELGGGDGRFGLWLDADLYHGRSNCCSTFNNDILSKKEDFVIQDVEVWTFE
- the NCOA7 gene encoding nuclear receptor coactivator 7 isoform X3, whose protein sequence is MEIKEEKKERRQGYFARLKKKRLAKQNSEAASSNACGIPTGRTQTGRDDGSKAVLVQTNGSQENGKKSGEKEDLEKKKKKSSQPKDIRRTDLKRYYSIEDNQTKTNEKKEKKMVSQKPHGTIEYTAGSQDTLNSIALKFNITPNKLVELNRLFTHTIVPGQVLYVPDNEPLSAAAKLASSSPGATVSPSSSDAEYDKLPDADLARRVCRPIQRVLSSTSEEDEPVVVKFLKMNCRYFTDGKGVVGGVMIVTPNTIMFDPHKSDPLVIENGCEEYGLICPMDEVVSIALYNDISHMKIKDALPSDIPKDLCPLYRPGEWEDLASEKDINPFSKFKSINKEKKKPKADNFVTLNSTPIKPTEKEKSTDLELKPPESSSLVTFKSEETQRDSDTPEPSKRVALKCTTEHSVESVSLDLSKDNSLLEKDSFIELEETSSQTDSKVKSRDVGTVGVPNDSKMRKEVWLQETNKENCDQSVLDSSGTKHEVLKDVLDLESCEKLDVVPEINKGSSSPTNKVETTLDANKELNKDKLIEFYLSKDKDEPQTTDDLCKANVKEEGNSIPGGIDLTLSSSHSQANKFVKGKRAGPDLCSNGRKEASSEVGATAEKKDHEGSIASSLPSQLDNKSEIRLWLLQRIQVPIEDMLPSKEEKSKSPPMFLCIKVGKPMRKSFTSQSSTMAQQYSKRRKQPEYWFAVPRERVDHLYTFFVQWSPDVYGKDAKEQGFVVVEKEELDMIDNFFSEPSTKSWEIITVEEAKRRKSICSYCEEDDRCSEEDEDALPVLKNQSVLLENMHIEQLAQCLPARVQGYPWRLVYSTQEHGTSLKTLYRKSASLDSPVLLVIKDMDNQVFGAYATHPFHFSDHYYGTGETFLYTFDPLFKVFKWSGENTYFINGDVTSLELGGGDGRFGLWLDADLYHGRSNCCSTFNNDILSKKEDFVIQDVEVWTFE